A portion of the Streptomyces erythrochromogenes genome contains these proteins:
- a CDS encoding saccharopine dehydrogenase family protein gives MNAGVPQDRPERAYDVVLFGATGFVGALTAEYLAAHAPAGCRWALAGRDLAKLERLRERLASIDPACATLPLLRADAQDAAAVRELAASTRVLATTVGPYVWYGAGLVAACTEAGTDYVDLTGEPEFVDRMYVEHDARARETGARLVHACGFDSIPADLGAYFTVRQLPEGVPLTVDGFMRSNAFFSGGTLASALTALGRGPQTLAAAHARRLHEPRLRGRRARGPLGVPRFSRETGTWALPLPSLDPRIVTRSAAALERYGPDFRYRHYASVKHLPVALGGTAAVGATAALAQVPPARRWLMNRWEPGRGPDAERRARSWFTVRFVGEGGGRRVLTEVSGGDPGYGETAKMLAESALCLALDALPETAGQVTTAVAMGDALIHRLQKAGITFRVADAR, from the coding sequence ATGAACGCAGGGGTCCCGCAGGACCGACCGGAACGGGCCTACGACGTCGTGCTCTTCGGCGCCACCGGGTTCGTGGGGGCGCTGACCGCGGAATACCTCGCCGCGCACGCGCCCGCCGGCTGCCGGTGGGCCCTCGCCGGCCGGGACCTCGCGAAGCTGGAGCGGCTGCGCGAACGGCTGGCCTCGATCGATCCGGCGTGCGCCACGCTGCCGCTGCTGCGGGCCGACGCCCAGGACGCCGCCGCCGTACGCGAACTGGCCGCGTCCACCCGGGTGCTGGCCACGACCGTGGGACCGTACGTCTGGTACGGGGCCGGGCTCGTGGCCGCCTGCACCGAGGCGGGCACGGACTACGTGGACCTCACCGGCGAGCCGGAGTTCGTGGACCGGATGTACGTGGAGCACGACGCGCGGGCCCGCGAGACCGGCGCCCGGCTCGTGCACGCCTGCGGCTTCGACTCGATCCCGGCCGACCTCGGCGCGTACTTCACGGTCCGGCAGCTGCCGGAGGGGGTCCCGCTGACGGTCGACGGGTTCATGCGGTCCAACGCCTTCTTCTCCGGCGGGACCCTGGCCTCCGCGCTGACCGCGCTGGGCCGCGGCCCCCAGACCCTGGCGGCCGCGCACGCCCGCCGCCTGCACGAGCCCCGGCTGCGGGGGCGGCGGGCACGCGGCCCGCTGGGCGTGCCGCGGTTCAGCCGTGAGACCGGCACCTGGGCGCTCCCGCTGCCCTCGCTGGACCCGCGGATCGTGACCCGGTCGGCGGCCGCGCTGGAGCGCTACGGCCCGGACTTCCGCTACCGGCACTACGCCTCCGTCAAGCACCTGCCCGTCGCACTGGGCGGCACGGCGGCGGTCGGCGCGACGGCGGCCCTGGCACAGGTACCGCCGGCCCGGCGGTGGCTCATGAACCGCTGGGAGCCCGGCCGGGGGCCGGACGCGGAGCGGCGGGCGCGCAGCTGGTTCACCGTGCGGTTCGTGGGCGAGGGCGGCGGCCGGCGCGTGCTCACCGAGGTGTCGGGCGGCGACCCGGGCTACGGCGAGACGGCGAAGATGCTGGCGGAGTCGGCGCTCTGCCTGGCCCTCGACGCCCTGCCGGAGACGGCCGGGCAGGTGACGACCGCCGTGGCGATGGGCGACGCCCTCATCCACCGCCTGCAGAAGGCGGGGATCACCTTCCGGGTGGCCGATGCCCGCTGA
- a CDS encoding endonuclease V, with translation MTSVKTPADEAEARAIQDELRHHVVLDEPGPPPGRGLVAGVDVAYDDTRDLVAAAAVVLDAATLEVVEEATAVGHVSFPYVPGLLAFRELPTVLAALDALTAEPGLVVCDGYGLAHPRGFGLACHLGVVTGLPSIGVAKNPFTFTYEEPGTRRGDASTLVAADGAEVGRALRTQDAIKPVYVSVGHRVSLDNACAHALALSPRFRIPETTRHADSLCRRALREAS, from the coding sequence ATGACGAGTGTGAAGACCCCCGCCGACGAGGCCGAGGCCCGGGCGATACAGGACGAACTGCGCCATCACGTCGTGCTCGACGAGCCCGGCCCCCCGCCCGGCCGCGGGCTCGTGGCCGGCGTGGACGTCGCCTACGACGACACGCGCGACCTGGTAGCCGCCGCGGCCGTGGTGCTCGACGCCGCCACCCTGGAGGTCGTCGAGGAGGCCACCGCCGTCGGGCACGTCAGCTTCCCCTACGTGCCGGGGCTGCTCGCCTTCCGCGAGCTGCCGACCGTACTGGCCGCCCTGGACGCCCTGACCGCCGAGCCCGGCCTCGTGGTCTGCGACGGCTACGGCCTCGCCCACCCCCGCGGCTTCGGCCTCGCGTGCCACCTCGGGGTGGTCACCGGGCTCCCGTCCATCGGCGTCGCGAAGAACCCGTTCACCTTCACCTACGAGGAGCCGGGCACCCGGCGGGGCGACGCCTCCACGCTGGTCGCCGCCGACGGCGCCGAGGTCGGGCGGGCACTGCGCACTCAGGACGCGATCAAGCCGGTGTACGTCTCCGTCGGGCACAGGGTCTCGCTCGACAACGCCTGCGCGCACGCCCTGGCCCTGAGCCCTCGCTTCCGGATCCCGGAGACCACCCGCCACGCCGACTCGCTGTGCCGCAGGGCGCTGCGGGAGGCCTCCTGA
- a CDS encoding YciI family protein, giving the protein MFVMELTYTAPLEAVEDEMDAHIAWLDGYYATGVFLASGRKVPRDGGVVLAGGVSRAEIEKIAAEDPFVVAGVCAYRITEFIATKTSADLATVRENPVT; this is encoded by the coding sequence ATGTTCGTCATGGAGCTCACCTACACCGCGCCCCTCGAAGCCGTCGAGGACGAGATGGACGCCCACATCGCCTGGCTGGACGGCTACTACGCCACCGGCGTCTTCCTCGCGTCGGGACGCAAGGTGCCGCGCGACGGGGGCGTCGTCCTGGCCGGAGGGGTGTCCCGGGCCGAGATCGAGAAGATCGCGGCCGAGGACCCCTTCGTGGTCGCGGGCGTCTGCGCCTACCGCATCACCGAGTTCATCGCCACGAAGACCTCGGCGGACCTGGCGACGGTCCGGGAGAACCCGGTCACCTAG